In Clostridium ljungdahlii DSM 13528, the genomic window TCATTTCTTGCTGTGCTTTCTGAGGATCTTTTTTATATTTCTCTTGTAGCTTTTTTACCTCTGGCTGAATTTCATTCATTATAAGTGAAGATCTTGCTTGTTTTATACCTAGTGGAAGTATTATAATTCTAATTATTATAGTCATTAAAATTATTGCGATACCATAAGACATATTCTGATTAGGTATGACGGAAGTTACACTATGATGTAAAAACTCAAAAAACTGAACAAAAGCATTATTTAGATATTGCAAAATATTAAACCTCCCGAAATTTATTTAACTGGGTCATATCCTCCCTTGCAAAATGGATTACACCTCAATATTCTCTTTATAGACATAAATCCACCTTTTATAGTACCATATTTTTGCAATGCTTCTACTGTATATTGTGAACAAGTAGGGTAAAATCTACAACATGGACCCTTCAAAGGTGATATATATTTCATATACAATTTAACTA contains:
- the yidD gene encoding membrane protein insertion efficiency factor YidD — protein: MKKFLIFLVKLYMKYISPLKGPCCRFYPTCSQYTVEALQKYGTIKGGFMSIKRILRCNPFCKGGYDPVK